One Pullulanibacillus sp. KACC 23026 DNA segment encodes these proteins:
- a CDS encoding sugar ABC transporter permease — protein MDKMVVARAQGGVVMRARSSRLYRFTHWPFLLPAMFFITVFVFVPAIYVIYLSLLNWNLLSSTPKFVGLKNYAFLFHDTYFLTALRNSGLVSASMVVVALPLGLGLALLADMGLKGTRVYRTIIFTPYVIPLVASGLIWSLLFGDSGLINHLLGLFGISGPKWLGTQPYALISIMVVTIWQFTGYYMLIFLGGLQGVPMVLKEAARVDGAGNWGVFKTVTLPSLTPSLFFAVVVCIIQSLQTFDQVYIMTKGGPDGSTTTLVYYIFQQGFGMYNIGPATAASVILLLILGFLTFIQLRVSQRWVVEE, from the coding sequence ATGGATAAGATGGTGGTTGCGAGGGCGCAGGGTGGTGTGGTGATGAGGGCGAGGAGTTCGCGGTTGTATCGCTTTACCCATTGGCCGTTCTTGCTGCCAGCTATGTTTTTTATCACGGTTTTTGTTTTTGTGCCAGCCATTTATGTGATTTATTTGAGCTTATTGAATTGGAACTTGTTGAGTTCGACTCCAAAGTTTGTTGGTCTGAAAAATTATGCTTTTTTGTTTCATGATACCTACTTCTTAACAGCGCTGAGGAATTCTGGGTTGGTGAGCGCGTCTATGGTGGTAGTCGCTCTTCCGCTCGGACTTGGTCTCGCGCTCTTAGCGGATATGGGCTTAAAGGGGACGCGCGTCTATCGAACGATCATTTTTACGCCTTATGTTATTCCGCTTGTGGCTTCTGGGCTGATTTGGTCGCTTCTCTTTGGTGACAGCGGGCTGATTAATCATCTTCTTGGTCTATTCGGAATCTCAGGTCCGAAATGGTTAGGCACTCAGCCTTATGCGCTGATCAGCATCATGGTTGTGACCATCTGGCAGTTTACGGGCTACTACATGTTGATTTTTCTTGGGGGTCTTCAGGGCGTTCCAATGGTTTTGAAAGAGGCAGCGCGAGTGGATGGAGCAGGAAATTGGGGCGTTTTTAAAACGGTGACGCTTCCGTCTCTGACACCCAGCCTTTTCTTTGCGGTCGTGGTCTGTATCATTCAATCGCTTCAGACGTTTGATCAAGTGTACATTATGACCAAAGGCGGTCCGGACGGCTCAACGACCACGCTCGTTTATTACATATTCCAGCAAGGATTTGGCATGTATAACATTGGCCCTGCGACAGCTGCTTCGGTTATCCTGCTTTTGATTCTTGGCTTTTTAACCTTTATTCAATTGCGAG